TCAAGATTTAAAAATTTAGGTACAAATTGGAAAAATGCCTTTAGAAGTTCTTTTAAGACCAAAAAAGTTGGAGAGTTAATGTTTACAGATGATGGAATTAAGAATGTAAAATCTTTAATGTCTGGCAATAAAAAAAGCACTGTAAAAAAAATATCATCAAAAAAAGAGACTACTAAAAAAGTAAATAAAACTGAAGGCAAAGGAAGTAAAAGTTCATCCAAAGTTGTTGCAAAATCTATTACGATAGAAAAGTTTGATATTTACCATAAGGATATTACTCTAGAAAAATTTCTAGAGAATCTAGATAATCCAACTTCTACAAATGAAAGAATCTTGATAATAGGATATTATATAACTCACATATGCAAAGAAGAATCTTTTAGTGATGGAAATATTGATTATGCATATAAAATTTTAAAACTCGATAATAGACCAAGCTTATTAAGACAAACAATTGCAAATGTCAAGAATCGTGATTTTTGGTTAGATAAAGATGGTAAGAAATGGAAAGTTTCAAGAGAAGGGGAAATATTTGTAGAAATGAAAAATAAGTAATTAATGAACATATCAAATTATATTGATTCAGTAGAAGGCTTTTCCTCAAAGACTAATACAGATAAGGTCATATATATGGCCTATTTTTTTATGGCTGTTAATGATGCCAAAACCTTTTCCATTCAAGATATTGTAGGATGTTTTCAAGATGAGCATATAAAATTGCCCAATCATATACAACAGTTATTACATTCAAAATCAACTGGAAAAACACCTGTTCTAATTAAAAAAAGCAAAGGTGTTTATTCTTTGTCGAGAGATACAAATAAGAAATTCGATAGTATATTTGGTATTGAAAACATTAGTATAATACCATCCACAAATCTTTTCCCTATTGAGCTTTTTAATAATACAAGAGGTTATTTAGAAAGTGTGGCTAAACAAGCGATTGTATGTTACGATTACGGACTATATGATGCCTCTTTAGTAATGATTAGGAAACTTTTAGAGACTCTAATAATTGAAGCGTTTGAGAAATTTAATAAATCATCTGAAATACAAAATCACGAGGGACATTTTTATATGTTAAGTGATTTGATAGGAAAATTTTTAAATCATAGTGATTGGAACATTGGTAGAAACACAAAAATAGGTCTCCCAAAAATCAAGAAACTTGCAGATGTTAGTGCACATAACAGAAGATTTGTAGCCAAAAAACCTGACATTGATAATGTAAAAAGTGAATTACGTTTTACGATAGAAGAATTAATCCATTTAATTGATTATTGAGATGAATAAAAGACGAAATTTTTGTGAAATTGAATCTTCGGAAGGGTCTTTATTTGTTCAAGAAATTGCGGATCCTAACAAAGTCTATCTAGTAGAGGAAAAGGATTTTGATGATTCAAGTAAATCTGGTTTGATTGGGATTACCTGTATAGTTCTTGAATACAAAGAAACTATTGACGAATTAATTTATTCAATAAAATCTCCTGAAACTATTATTATAATGAAAAGAGGACATTTAGCCAGTGTACTATTTACCGATTAAGCATTTTTTTTAATGAATAAAGACTACAAAATAGAAGCTTTTACAAATGATGATAAGCGTGCTAGAAAATATGCATTCATTATAAATGGTAAAGATGAAAAAGAAGCGTTACTTAATGCTCAAAACCATATAACAAATAGTTATAAGGATAGTGATTTTTATGAAATAGAAATGACATTAATTGGAAATAGCTTGACTCAATAGTTGTTTGGTTTTTTAATTAGTCTCGGCCTCAGAAAACTTTAGTTAAAACAATAGGGGAGTTGAGTTTGAAGCTCTTTAAAGAGTTAGACTTTATGATTAATAATTTTTAATTCAAGAACATAATAACTTTACATTCGTAAGATTAACAAAGACTTTCTAATGTCTAGCGATTAAAACGTAGATTATTTTTTGCTGTAAATTTAACGTCACAATATTATTTTCTTTTTAATTAATTAAAATAAAACGCGATATTCAATTTTCTTTACGACAGAATATTACATTCAAAATAAGAAATTATAGTGGCGAATTTTAAATAACTTTAATAGCTTAAGATTAGTTTATCTTGAAACCAGAGAAATAATTGATATAAAAAATTCCTAAGTTAGAAAAAGCCAATGCATAAATCATTGGCTTTTTTAATCATTATAACTTATTTTTTATTGAAGTTATTAAGATCCGAAAGTGTGCTTACAAAAATTAGATCTAATTTATTCGGTATTTGTCTCTTTATAGATTTGTTAACTTCCTTCTTAAATTCCGTAGATATGGCTTTAGAATATGTGTTCAAGGAAGCAACAGCATCTAAAGAGCCCCCCAAACCAGTTACGATTGTGTCATTTACACTTCCTCTATACTCGATAAACCCTAAACCTCCTATTGTTTCAAACGTTTTAATTTTACTCGGATTTGATATAGTATTGGGTCTATTCATTAGGGAGATGGCGATTGGATCATTTGCACTGTACTTATTAAAGAATTTTTCATTGAGTTTGATACTGTGGTATACAAGGTTTAATGTAACTTCTTTTTCAATACTTTGATTGTAATATGGTTCCAATACATCTTGGGCTTCATCTTTATAGCTTGTAGGAAAAATACCTTTAGCAATCATTCCATCAAGAATATCGGAAAGTGATATTTCAACTTTAATCGTTTTCTTTATTTTCTCTACTGCATCCCTGCTGACCGAACCATAATCATATTCTATCCAACTAGTATCTATCTTAGTATTAGCTTCGGCGACGGCCTTTGTATTGATATAGAGTCCTCCTATAAGTCGGCTTCCCAGTTCTTTGAAGCCTTCCTCCGTAAAGGATACAGGCTTAAATTTAAGACGTTGGTAATTTAGAATCTTAGGTGATCCAAACGGTAGGGGGTTACATGTTTTAGAACTTCCAAGCTCAATACAAAGATCACTTTGCTTGATTTTTGTACCTAAAACCCGAACGGAACTACAAGACATTAAAAGCAATGTTAGGGACAACGCCCCAAGTAAAAAATTTTTCATAATAATTAGAATATGGTTAATGCTGTAAAGTACTAAATAACAATATTTTAAAAAAATCTTATTATAAATAAAACAGTCTAAGTATCTCGACAATTGAAAATTAATATTACTAACATCTTAGTTAATTGGGAAATCAAGATTTTCACATTAGAAATTCCTAAACATGCCAAGTTGGAAGCAAATAATTTCTATTCAACATAATATTGAAGCAATCAGCAAGAATTAGTAAACCAAATAACTACTTGAATAAGTGTAAAGAAATTTACATTGGCTGTAGAGTTGGATATTTTTTTACTCTTGCGTAAAGATCCATAAGAATCGCTCAAACAAAAACATCCCGCACATTTTCACATATAAGCGAATTGTAACCAAAAGAAAAAACAAACCATTTTACGGCTGTAAGTATTGATCAATTAGTAAAAGAGTTTTTAGATTAACACTAACAGGATTTGGTGAATCTCTTGAAGTCAACTATAGCAGCAAGTCCGAAAAAGAGTTTTGACATAATCACTAACGATATAAAACACCTTTGGTGTCGTTATATCTGTAACTATGTCAAATAGCGCTGAAAAGCGCGCTATCCACTCTTTTTCTCAGCATATCAATTTGTATTATAATTTATATTATGTCAAATAGAATATTTGATAACCTTATACCTCTTTATTAATTGTTGTTCTAATAATATGTACTGCACAGCGTTATACATTCCTAATAATTAACTAATGGCTATGCGTTTCTTTTCTTTTATAGTTGGTGTGTGCTTTATTATTTCATGTTCTGATACCGATACTACGATTACTACAGATGATGATGTGGTAATTCTTCCAGAAGATCCAGATGTGATTATGCTACCAGATACTATTGTGTTGCCGGCTGTTGGTGCTAGTTTTGACTGGCAGCTTGATGATGTAACTTCGTCAAATGAATTTGATGCCACAGTAATTGATGTAGATGCTTTTTCTACATCATCAGCGACGGTGCAACATTTTAAAAATCAAGGTAAAATAGTGATCGCTTATCTTTCTGTGGGTTCTGTAGAGAATTTCCGCCCAGATGCAAATCAGTTTCCCGCAGCAGTCATTGGTAATGTATATAATGGTTTTGAAGATGAAAATTGGCTAGACATTCGCAATATTGACGCGCTGGCGCCCATTTTGCGTGCTCGATTTGATATGATACAGGCTAAAGGTTTTGATGGTATTGAACCAGATAATATGAACGGTTATCAGAATAATACTGGTTTCTCGCTCACTCAGACAGATGCCATTGTATTCTCTAGATGGCTTATTAATGAAGCACACGCTAGAAATTTACATATAGGACAGAAAAACGCAGAAGAACTGGTGCCTAATCTGGTAGATGAATTTGACTGGATTCTTACAGAAGATGCCTATGCAGATAATTTTCAAGTCGAGGCACTACCCTACATTATTGCTGGTAAAGCGGTCTTTGTCACAGAGTATAAAGATGCCATGTCCCAATCCCAATTCTTAAACACCGTATGCCCAGATGCTGCGGCAAATCAATATAGCGCTATTTATAAAAATCGTGATCTTACAGACCCTGTGATTAGTTGTAACTAGGGGTCATTATCTGCGTTATAATAAAGCCTGTATAGTACTGCAATAGCCTTGGTTTGTAGGTTCAATTTTTCGCGAAAGCGTTCTATATTAAGAAAAACACCACTTTAAAACAGTTTTTAGGGAGATTATACTGTAAATGAGTCGCTTGTGATGCATGATATGTTTGTAAATTAAAGCACTTTTATCGCATTACTAGTATTTACATTGATATTAATGACCTATTATTGCGTTCTCACATGTGTATGAGTTATTTATGAATACTACCAGTGTAATGCTTGTTCTTGAAGGAACCTATCCCTATAATGGTGGAGGTGTTTCTACCTGGGCGCATATTTTATGTAATCGTGTGCATGGGGTGGATTTTACCTTGTATGCCATTAATGCCAACTTTGAAAAGGAACTCAAATATGAGCTAAGTCCTAATGTGGTGCGCACCATCCAGGTGCCATTATGGACGCCAGATGAGCCGCATGACTACATGAGTTATGGGGAGGAATATTACAAGATTATAGCCAAAAAAGAAGGAACTTCAAATAAGCAAATTCGCACCCTATTTATTCCCCTATTTACAGATTTACTTAATTTTATATATACAGATAATGCTCCTATAGCATCACTAGATACTATATTTTATGGGCTATGGCGCTATTTTGAAGATTATGATTATAAGGAAACTATGCGCAGCATGGCAGTATGGGATGCATATTGTGAAGCCATAGATACTTACAGTAGCACGAGCCGCAACCCTACTGCTTCCCTCCTAGATCTTACGGTGGGCATGCGATGGATCTATCGTTTTTTGATTCCGCTTTCTATTGTAGACGTGCCTAAGGTGGAGGTTGCTCATCTCACCCTCAGTGGCTTTGCGATTATTCCAGCTCTCATCGCACATTATAAATATGGAACGGCAATCATGCTTACAGAGCATGGCGTTTTTATAAGAGAGCGACTACTTGCCATAAACGCCTCCGAATATCCATTTTTTCTTAAAAATTTACTCATTCGCTTTTCTGAGAGTATCGCCCGCTTGTCTTATTATAAGTCAGAAAAAATAATCTCTGTAAATCTATTTAATAAAAGGTGGGAAGTGCTTTATGGAGCAGATCCTGCAAAGATTGAGGTTATTTATAACGGGATTGATGAGGAGTTATTTACACCACGTCCTAAACCAGCACACCTTGTAAATGTGCCTACAGTAGTTGCACTTGCTCGTATTTTTGACCTCAAGGACGTGCTTACCATGATACGCACCTGTGCACTGGTACAACAAGAAATCCCAGAGGTGCAATTTCTCGTATATGGTGATGATACTGCGGTGCCGTCATATACTAGTGAATGTCTGGCACTCATAGACCAACTCCATATGGGTGATCATTTTAAATTAATGGGGCCAAAAAGTAACCCTCACCTACTCTTTGCCGAAGGTGATATCTCTATTCTCACGTCTATTTCTGAGGGATTTCCCTATACGGTGATAGAATCTATGGGATGTGGTGTCCCTGTGGTAGCAACAGATGTGGGCGGTGTGAGCGAAGCGCTAGATGAGCATACCGGTTTTGTATGTAAGCCTAAAGATGCGCAAGCCCTTGCAGAGAAGGTGATCTTACTGCTACAAGATAAAACGCTGCGCACTGCTATGGGAGAGCGCTGCCGCCAGCGTGTGCTTGATCATTTTACACTTGACACTTTTATAGGTTTATATGAGGACGCTTACGCGAAAACTGCCCAGCGGTTTACTAATAGCCCTACATTTATACCTCGTAACACGATCTCAAAAGTTTAAATGCAGCATCACAACGCAATACAAGAACTTACGGCTGCTATTATAGCTCGCAACGGTAAACCCGTAAACGAGCTTGTAGTACGAGCAACCATTGAGTCGCTAGGGATACGCGATATAGATGTGCTTCCCTCCTATGGTCTTGAAAATATCGCACAGCTTGCCGCTCATATTTTTAAGGAACTAGATGCACCTATGTATTTGCGATCCAAAAATAAAAGCGAACTCCAAGCAGAGAGTAAGCATGAAAAGCGTGTGCTTTATTCTAGCTATGCCTCTGTGCAGCTTTCTCATTTTGTAAAAGATTATGCTACGGGCATGTTCCACCTGCTACCTGTGTTTTTACAAGTGGCAGCCATTATACTTTGTGGCTTCTCATTATGGGCTTTTGTAGGCTTTAATGAGTTACAAGCCACCGCAGTCGTGCTAGGTGTTATTATCGGACTTGTTGCAACAGGTGGTTTTGTACAAGCCATAGGGAAACAGGTTTCCTTTTACTGGTATCATGATGATTTTATCATGACTAGACAGGCTATTGTAAACTTGCTTAGTACGGCTATAAAAACACTTTTTGGCACGTTTGTGTTTATAGGTGTTACTAATTTTTTCTTGCACTTATATCCTTATCAATTTGTGCTCATCACCTTTGTGTATGCCTTTTTAATAGGAGTCCTTTTACTAGTTCTCGCGCCTTTATATACCATCAAGCAGCGCTGGATGATCTCTATTGCCATAGGCGTAGGAACGTTACTAGCACTAGGTTTACATTATTATACAAGCATACACGTATATCTCGTACACTGGATTGGGATCAGTGTTGCTATTATAATAAGTGCCATTCACTTACACTTTTTCTTAAAGCGCATTATTGCTACAAAGCAAAAGGTTACAAATGCTCCGCCAGTAATGATGCTCTCTGCCTATCGCAACTTTAGCTACTTTTTTTATGGGACATTTATTTACATGTTCATATTTACAGATCGTATTATAGCCTGGTCCTCTAGTGTAGGTCGCAATCTACCGTATATCATCTATTATGAGAAGGATTATGAGATAGGTATGGATCTTGCCATAGTAGTCTTCTTTTTACTCGCAGGAGTGCTAGAATATAGTATTGCCTCTTTTAGTAGATGGTTAGATATAGGGCAGCGCAGTCTTACATATAAAGACCGCATAGCCTTTGGCTCACACATGATCACGCTTTATACAAGACATCTCGCAATACTGGGCGTTACAACTCTTTTAATAGCAGGATTACTCTATGCGATTGTTACACAGCCCTGGGGATATCAAGCGGCATTTAATGAGGCTATTACTGCACTAAGCATACGAGTGCTTATTATAGGTGGTTTTGGCTATCTGTTTCTTACTATTGGTATGCTTAATGTATTATACCTGTATACCCTTAACAGACATAAAAAACCAGTAGTTTACATTACAATTGCCTTTTTTATTAACCTCATTGTAGGCCTTTTGGCCAGTAGATTATTAAGTTATGAGTATGCATCGCTGGGCATGCTTGCGGGAGCTATTGTATTTATGATCTATACCACTCGCGAGGTAGTACAGTTTTTTAAACAACTAGGATATCACTATTATGCGGCTTATTAATTCTATCATTGTTATTATCGTTCTGGCTATGACACAGCAAGCGCTCACGCAGCAATCTTATGAGAAAATTCTCTTTTGTTATGGAGATTTATATCCAGAAAAAACAACTGGATATGACCTCGTGGTGCTAGAACCCATACATTTCTCTGCTCAAGATGTCACAGTATTTAAAAATAATAACAAGAAAGTTCTCGCATATATTAGTCTAGGAGAGGTTAACGAAGCAGCTCGTCACTATGAAGCGCTTAAAGGATTTACCCTAGGAAAAAATGATATTTGGAACAGCCATGTACTTGATATTGCTAACCAAGAAACGCGTGCTGCACTTCATACACTCATCGCGGCACATATAGAAGGTAAGGGCTTTGACGGTATTTTTATAGATAATATTGACAACTATACCCAGTGGGGACCTACACCAAAAAAATTGGCTGCTCTCGTGGAGTTTTTATCTGAGGTAAAGTTACGCTTTCGCGAAAGCGTGATACTACAAAATGCAGGATTACTCATTATGCAAGACACCGCGCCTTACATAGATGCAGTAGCTGTAGAATCTGTAGCAACCGATTATAATTTTAGCACAAACCACTACCGATTGAGAGCTAAAAAAGATTTTAAATCAAGGCTTGACAATGTGCTAACCGTTAAAAAACAGTATCAAAAACCAATTCTTTTAATAGAATATGCAAATTCAAAAAAGTTAACAAAGGAAGTTACAAAACGACTCGCTGGTTGTAAACTTCCCTTTGTAGTGGCACAAATAGATTTACAAACCGTCCCAAAAAGTTATGAGTAACTTATTGATAATGCGTGATTTATTCTTTACACCATCTATGGTGTACGGACCGTTGCGTATTATTTTACTTGTAATTTTTATATTTCTAGTAAACAAACTAGTTTCTAAAAAAAGCTCAAACCAGTCTGGGCTCAATTATTTTATACCGCGTTACGTTGCTTTTGTAAGTGTTATTGTGCTTCTAAGCCTTGCTCTCACAACAATTAACGCTTATGATGCGTTCACAACACTCGCCATATTATTAGTTTGTGTTGTTATTATATTCTTAAATCTCAATGGCAAGAGTGCGATATCTAAACAGCTCATTAAAATAAGACGACGCACCATATTATACACGATACGTAACCTAGAGCAAGGTAAAGACCTCATAAGTACGATTAACTTTAAGAAAACCCAACAAGAAAATGACACCGATGATCTAGAGGTACGAAAAACAGATTACTTGTGGCAGATGGGTATTGTGGTAGTAATCGCGGTGCTTACGTATCTGTCTAGGTATTACTTCTTCAATTTTGACACATTTGCCCTCTCCGACTTATGGTATGAAGATTTTGCCAAAATCAAAAATCTTACTAACCAGCAGTGGTTCAACTCAGAAGGTGTACTCATGGGAGAATATGCTTTGATACAGCTATACGGCAGTTTTACAAGCATAAGTGATGTGATTGCTCTGCAAACGTTTGGATTGCTAGAGAATGCAGTATTAGGCGTTGTCATTTATTGGACAATCTCACAGTGTACAAATACTAATTATGTACCAGGATTAGTAGCTGCTTTTGTGTTTATGTTTTTTTATGGATTCTTACCGCTCAATATTAATTTAATGACGCAGCATAAGCCTACATTCTTAGCGCTTTCACTAGCGTTACCGGTGTTTGTTTATTTGTGTAAGCCTAAAACATTACGTAAAACACCGTCTTCCTACTTTTTATGGATGCTGTGCTTTTTTTGTGGTATTGCCTTTATAGACTTCTTTACCACAATCTGGGTATTGCCTGTGTTCTTTATAGCTGCACTTATAACCGTTACAAGTGATAAAAGAAAATACTACCTACGTGCACTTGTAGCATATGTGCTCGCACTCTTACTATTTACCACAGTGTACTGGATATCATTTAATTTTGATCTAGATGCAATGGCGCTTTTCATAAAGGCAAATACGTACTCGCTTAAAGCATATACATATGTCCCACAATTAATAGTATCTCTTAGTGAACTACTGGGATATTATCAAGTGATAAGCGTATTACTGTTACTCATAGCTATTATAACAAATACATTTATAAAGAGATCTTTAAAAAATATAATTGCCTTATTAGCAATGTTTTGTATCTTCTTTTGCTTACCATTACTTCAAATAGAAATTATAGATACAGATCTTCTATATCAAGTGATAGCTGTTTGTATTCCACTGTTTATAGGAGTGAGTGTTTACCTTATAATCACGATTATTAATAGCATGCTACCACCTATTAAGACACCTATTTATGGACGTATTATTGCTACTGTTATTCCGCTTATAATCGCTTATGCAGCGTTTCAGAAATCTACTTTACAAAATATTCCACCGCGCAATTTGACCAGTGAGTATATTATGGAGGCTTATGATGCGCTAGATGATGAGCTTCTTCCCTATTCATTTACCGTTGTAAATACAGGCATGGCTTTAGAGATGAGTAAAGACCATCATTTCTTTATGACCTATGATGATTTTACCACTTCCTACGAGCAAGCAGATGCATTGTACGTAACAAATAGAAATAACAAGTCCTTCTTTAAAAAGTATCCAGAAGCAACATTATCTAAAAGTATGTTTGTCTTTGTATATGAAGAAAAAGCACAGTTAAGCAAATCAGATAGGCTTAAAACAAACCAGCAACAGGAAGTAAGCGAAGTCATCACTAGACTCCAAGATAAAGGTAGAGTTGTGCGTGTTTTTGTAAAAAAACCATTACTCACAGTTTACGAGATTGTAAACGAACCAAAGGCTACCAAAATAAACGATTTGCTTTTTTAATTATGCAACGCACACAACC
The genomic region above belongs to Dokdonia sp. Dokd-P16 and contains:
- a CDS encoding endo alpha-1,4 polygalactosaminidase, translated to MRFFSFIVGVCFIISCSDTDTTITTDDDVVILPEDPDVIMLPDTIVLPAVGASFDWQLDDVTSSNEFDATVIDVDAFSTSSATVQHFKNQGKIVIAYLSVGSVENFRPDANQFPAAVIGNVYNGFEDENWLDIRNIDALAPILRARFDMIQAKGFDGIEPDNMNGYQNNTGFSLTQTDAIVFSRWLINEAHARNLHIGQKNAEELVPNLVDEFDWILTEDAYADNFQVEALPYIIAGKAVFVTEYKDAMSQSQFLNTVCPDAAANQYSAIYKNRDLTDPVISCN
- the pelF gene encoding GT4 family glycosyltransferase PelF, producing MNTTSVMLVLEGTYPYNGGGVSTWAHILCNRVHGVDFTLYAINANFEKELKYELSPNVVRTIQVPLWTPDEPHDYMSYGEEYYKIIAKKEGTSNKQIRTLFIPLFTDLLNFIYTDNAPIASLDTIFYGLWRYFEDYDYKETMRSMAVWDAYCEAIDTYSSTSRNPTASLLDLTVGMRWIYRFLIPLSIVDVPKVEVAHLTLSGFAIIPALIAHYKYGTAIMLTEHGVFIRERLLAINASEYPFFLKNLLIRFSESIARLSYYKSEKIISVNLFNKRWEVLYGADPAKIEVIYNGIDEELFTPRPKPAHLVNVPTVVALARIFDLKDVLTMIRTCALVQQEIPEVQFLVYGDDTAVPSYTSECLALIDQLHMGDHFKLMGPKSNPHLLFAEGDISILTSISEGFPYTVIESMGCGVPVVATDVGGVSEALDEHTGFVCKPKDAQALAEKVILLLQDKTLRTAMGERCRQRVLDHFTLDTFIGLYEDAYAKTAQRFTNSPTFIPRNTISKV
- a CDS encoding endo alpha-1,4 polygalactosaminidase: MTQQALTQQSYEKILFCYGDLYPEKTTGYDLVVLEPIHFSAQDVTVFKNNNKKVLAYISLGEVNEAARHYEALKGFTLGKNDIWNSHVLDIANQETRAALHTLIAAHIEGKGFDGIFIDNIDNYTQWGPTPKKLAALVEFLSEVKLRFRESVILQNAGLLIMQDTAPYIDAVAVESVATDYNFSTNHYRLRAKKDFKSRLDNVLTVKKQYQKPILLIEYANSKKLTKEVTKRLAGCKLPFVVAQIDLQTVPKSYE